Proteins from a genomic interval of Pectinophora gossypiella chromosome 28, ilPecGoss1.1, whole genome shotgun sequence:
- the LOC126379198 gene encoding importin subunit alpha-1-like, with the protein MSEKTHNSRLAAYKNAGVGTNDLRRKRAELSVNLRRQARDEQLLKRRAMSPEAGDVVHDEKVRTPAEIVQGLRSEDLAIKTSSARAARRMLSREQNPPISTMVEAGVIKPLVEALDRDDCADLQFEAAWALTNIASGTHNHTMAVVDGGAIPKLVYLLARGGVVGEQSAWALGNIAGDGASTRDLVLEGGALPALLPLLALTTPASQLRTAVWTYSNLCRNKNPLVKFEMVAPALFYISELLTVQDQDVLADACWALSYLTDGPNERIEGVQTTKDLLPRVISLLEHKAAAVKTPALRAVGNMLTGSDVQTDRCIEAGCLPPLNQLLRCGKPALMKEAAWAISNVLAGTTHQIQAALDGGAAGHLLHVLTYEDIKCQKEAAWAITNVCLGGTPEQLDTLLSAGFLEPYCALLAAPDQRALTVVLDGLAHLLQAAVKYGQVEPLCLKLEEIGALDQMEALQQHENEEVYKKTVAILDTYFADQEDQTGQPAKTEQEYQFGTNPQDNQINF; encoded by the exons atGTCCGAAAAAACACACAATTCACGACTCGCTGCCTATAAAAATGCTGGAGTTGGAACAAAT GATCTCCGCCGCAAACGAGCCGAGCTGAGCGTGAACCTCCGCAGGCAAGCCCGTGATGAGCAGCTGCTCAAGAGGCGGGCGATGTCTCCGGAGGCCGGAGATGTGGTGCACGATGAGAAGGTGCGCACTCCGGCTGAGATTGTTCAGG GCCTCAGATCCGAAGACCTGGCGATCAAGACATCATCAGCGCGCGCAGCCCGTCGTATGTTGTCCCGGGAGCAGAACCCACCTATCTCCACCATGGTGGAGGCTGGAGTCATCAAGCCACTTGTAGAAGCCCTGGACAGAGATGACTG TGCAGATCTTCAGTTTGAGGCGGCCTGGGCTCTAACCAACATAGCTTCTGGGACCCACAACCATACCATGGCCGTTGTTGAT GGGGGAGCTATTCCAAAGCTGGTATATCTTCTCGCTCGCGGCGGAGTAGTGGGCGAACAAAGCGCCTGGGCCCTCGGCAACATCGCCGGCGACGGCGCCTCCACGCGCGACCTGGTGCTGGAGGGCGGAGCCCTACCGGCGCTGCTGCCGCTGCTGGCGCTCACCACGCCCGCCTCGCAGCTGCGCACCGCCGTCTGGACATATAGCAACCTGTGCAG AAACAAGAATCCGCTGGTAAAATTCGAGATGGTCGCCCCGGCACTGTTTTACATCTCTGAACTGCTCACCGTTCAGGATCAAGACGTTTTAG CGGACGCTTGCTGGGCGCTGTCATACCTCACTGACGGTCCCAACGAGCGCATAGAAGGTGTCCAGACCACGAAGGATTTGTTGCCGCGAGTGATATCGCTATTGGAGCATAAGGCCGCCGCGGTCAAGACGCCGGCGCTGCGGGCTGTGGGGAACATGCTTACTGGCTCCGATgtgcag ACGGACCGCTGCATCGAGGCCGGGTGCCTGCCGCCGCTCAACCAGCTGCTGCGCTGCGGCAAGCCGGCGCTCATGAAGGAGGCCGCGTGGGCCATCAGCAACGTGCTGGCCGGCACCACCCACCAGATCCAGGCCGCCCTCGACGGCGGGGCCGCCGGCCATTTGCTGCACGTGCTCACCTATGAGGACATCAA ATGTCAGAAGGAAGCGGCGTGGGCGATAACCAACGTGTGCCTGGGCGGCACCCCGGAGCAGCTGGACACGCTGCTGTCCGCCGGCTTCCTGGAGCCCTACTGCGCGCTGCTGGCCGCGCCCGACCAGCGCGCGCTCACCGTCGTGCTGGACGGCCTGGCGCATCTGCTGCAG GCTGCAGTGAAGTATGGCCAAGTGGAGCCGCTGTGTCTCAAGTTGGAGGAGATCGGTGCCCTGGACCAGATGGAGGCCTTGCAACAACATGAGAACGAGGAG GTGTACAAGAAGACAGTGGCGATTTTAGACACGTACTTCGCCGATCAAGAGGACCAGACAGGCCAACCAGCGAAGACAGAGCAGGAGTACCAGTTTGGCACCAACCCACAGGATAATCAAATCAACTTTTAA